The genome window CGGAAACGGATTTGAGTTCTTATTTCAAAAAGTCATAATCTTCTGCCCATCTTTGCATTACCACCTCACCTACCAATATGGTGATTGGATAGGCAGAATGGGGCCTGCGTGGAACCCGCTAGTGGGCCCTTTGCTGCATCTCAGCGTAGGTGAGATGGCTGTGGCTGCATTCATGTGAGTTTATACTTTTTTTGTATTTTAGAAGAAATCACAATTTTCAAATCCGTACATGTAAGCAGGCAGGAAATTTTTTTACTTGATAGCTATggaaataaaatattaatgatgATTATGCAATAAAGTGAGTGGGTAATGATTTATCCTAGCATAGAGGCTTGTGACAGAAAGATTTGAATGCCAGATTGGATATTATAGATGTGCACACTATTGTGAAGAGTGGTGTTGAGATCATTTCAGTCCAAGCCCTAAGATTATAGTAATATGTTGTAATATTAGAGAGGATTCAATCATTTGTGGTTTTGGTGTGTTGCAGGACTCTGTAAGTTCAAACTATTGAGGACTAGAAATTAAAGCTTTGATTACTTGATTTTAGTTGGAATTTCAGTTTCACTCACATCTAGAGTGGATCTGCTGAGAAAAATGAATTATATGAATATGCTGATTACTCTGTTAGTGTACCCAAGACCTGGAAATGTTTACATGCTACAGCCAGACACAATCTTGACAAGCTCTGCTCGAGTGAGAATAGATATTACAGCAAAATCCTTTCATTTGAGAAATTTCTGTCTTGATGCACACATCTCTTTGACTTCACCAACATATTTTCAGGAGATATTTTAACTTGAAAGACCAAGCACATGGTAAAATGAGAATTCAGTTTCTGAAATTGTGAGGGGACATGTGCAAACATGTGAATTGGAAGAGAAATGGAGTACAACATCACATGGTAAAGTTCCTTAGCATTTGATGTACAACATCAAAAAATGATTTCCGcgctcatgcataaaatatttAGTCTAAAACTCTACTGGCTTGGTTAACTTTCATCTGATTTATCTATATTGATTATTTTTCTCAattaaattatgattatttttttcatgCACTTAATTATTTAAATAGTAATGCTTGAGGAATATATGCAAAAATCTAAATGTTGCAACTGACAACAATGTGTTTCTGTAGGTACTTGAGAAGAAAAAggcaattgatgaaattataaagaAGGCATCATCTGTCAAGGACCATCTAGTTTCCTTTCCTCCCTTTTGTCACTATGAAAGAAACGGTAAATAGGAGCTAGAACTTTAAGAGCATGGGAAAAGATGTACAAGTATGTAATGTTACATTTCCAAGTGAAGATGGTAGTTCATAGTGCTATACTTTCTTTATGCCGTTTTAGGTTTAAAGAACTTATTATCTGAAAACTCAGTTTTCTATTATAAATCCAAAACAACCTGTCTTTTCAATCTGTTATGTGACATAGACAGTTGGATTTATGTATCTACACATCTGTTTCTACTTTGTAGCTTTCTTTCTTCTTGATACCATCTATTtatatagtaagttctttctataTCTCACTGTGATAGAATCCTGATCATGTTAACTGATGATCAGGACTTTCTGTCTGCTTGGAATCAGGACTTGGAGACCAACTTGCTCCTCCTGTTAAGAAATATATTCAAAATCTTCTTAAGGTAAAACCATTTACTTTTTCAATTTTAGGATGCATTAAGTACCAATATCATGTGATAAACCAAATTGTCTAGGTCAATATGGAAGGTCCATATGGTCCAGAGTGGCAAATGGAAGAGAAAGTGAAGCGCAGGGAAATGGTTTCACCTGAAGCACACTATATATTTGTGCGGCAATCCACAAATACAACTTCTAATGAGAATTTATCAACCAAAAGTGAGGAAACAACCTATCCTGGTCAGACAGGTGATCGGAATCGTCTGGTTGGTTTTGTGCATTACCGGTTTATTGTTGAGGAAGATATTCCTGTTGTTTATGTATATGAGCTACAGCTTGAGACTTGCACACAAAGGAAGGGATTAGGGAAGTTCCTGATGCAATTAATTGAACTTATTGCTCGTAAGGTAACAATATATGTTTTGTAAAAGTGATACATATGTGCATGGcaatttgtttttttatttttgtttggcaCTTTCATCAGATCTGGTTTTGTATAATTATTGTCATGCTTTACTGTGAAGTTGTTTCTACTTCTTTCCATTTGGTTGATGGAAAAAGTGAATTTTGAGCATGACTAGCATCTTAAAATAGATGGCTTCTTGTTTGACTTGTCCCTGAATATTGTGTTCCATGTAATCATTAGAATCACATGGGAGCTGTGATGCTGACAGTACAAAAAGCTAATGTTCTAGCCATGAATTTCTATACAACTAAGCTGAGGTAGGTTATTATCTAAACATGGATGATAAGTGCAGATCATGTAAGAACATAAATATCATATATCATTACTCTTCGCCTTTAGTTTGAATTGAGAAGTCAAATTAATGTATTTTCAGATATGTCATCTCGAACATTTCACCATCACGAGTGGATCCACTGGTATGTTTTTTCTTATCTacaatcaaattttttttttttaatctatggaACTTACTCTTGTTCTCTCATAGTAGATTGGAGCTGAGAAAAGCTATGAGATTCTATGTAAGACGTTTGATTCTGAAGCCAGAGCAAAATTGGAGGTACTCTCTATTCTCATAGTAAATAAACCTTTTGCTCCAGATTTCTTTAAAATAGTGGTTAATGTCTATGCAAGTTTATATCTATTTATACAAATCCTCTCTTGCAACAGTAGACTCTGGTTTTTATCTACTTTCACCTTTTAGTCTCTTCAGTGTGGTTGATCCTGCCCAACCTCTTAGGACCAAGACAGATCATCAGTGAGAGTTGTTTGCCCACTTCAGGTCTCAATCACAGGTCATAAGTTGGGAGTCGTTCTCAGTGTATCCATCACCTGTTTTGCTCCTCCATAGATGTCTTGTGGTTCTATATCAGACCTTATACCTCCATCAAATGAATCCTAATGTTCGTATAAAAAGTTATGCATGGAACATACTGGTTAGGAGCCAGAAAGGACAACCATGAAGGTGTGGTTAAAAAGACAGGAGACTACTATAGGTGTAACACCAAAATATATTTGATAGCAAAAAGAGAGATAAGATGAATGGTCGCCTGGATTTATTTGACTATGATCAGAGTCGGCTTAGTTCTCTAGAATGGCATCCGTTTCCCATTTTTTACTCTCTATATTTTCACTTTACTTTTGCTTGCATATGCTCATTTTCCATGGATGTTGATGTCCAAATCCTAATACCATGTTATTATCTTCCATTTACCATGAGGATGCAAATGCATTTTTGTATGCTTCAACCTTTGAAATATTGTAGAACTTATTCACTAGTAATCTTCTCAAGAACAATAGTAGTGTTATTAAACAAAATGTGATCAAACAAATATATGAAGCCTAGAAAATTTGATCTTTCAGATGTTTGCATGTTCTAATGTACTTAAACATCTGTCTGATGCACTCTCCCCAACTTATGCAGGAAAAGCAGCAGGATGATGGATGAGTGCAGTGCTCTGTTTCAAACTGTTACTAGACAACATTTGTTGCTGAAAGATGTGCATGGCCAATTCAATTGCCTATCTGCTTAGTttctaatttatttttgtctTGGGCTAAATTTTACCCCGAATTCCACAGCCCATGAATGTAATGCAAAGTTTTTTCTTACCCAACAATTTAGTAGAAATACTTACTGTTCTAATGTAATAGTTTCTACAAAATGATCAATTCTTAGCTGAACTTGTCAATTCTTACTGAAATATGCATACATTCATATCTCTTTGCACATGACTGGATTGGCTTTACTAGTATTTATTATCTTTAATTTGTAATGTCTAGACAAAATAAAATAGCACAAAAAATGGCATAAAATGTTTACATGTATATGCATTTTTCGATTCCACATGTCAATCACATAGGTGGCTAGGAAGGATCGTTACTGCACGCTCCTTTGTACCGGATCCCAGAAGCGAAAGAAGGTTCTGCCACGTCACACCTTGCTCCTCCTTTTCCCATTCCCTCGTCCACTCACTCTCCGGTGAGTCGGTGACAGTAGCGAAACCTCTCTCCCGAGCCCTCGCCTCCATGTCCGAGGATTCTCCTCTGTGCGTCATAGTACGAGAAAATATCTGCAAAATTCCCTAAAATTCCCATTTTTTTTCTCCCTCTGATCTGTGtttcgatgagtaaaggttcgtttAGAATTATGGAAAACAAGCAAATCTAACCGTTAACTTAGGGAGATAAATGCGATGGATGTGGTCACCTTTGGCGTCATAGTGGCcatcatcctcctcttcttcgtccTCGTCTTCTGCATCACCATCGAGGGCTATTGCCGCCGTTCCTAACCCTAATCTggaccttcctcttctcctcctcctcctttgatGCCTCCCTCCTCTTCTCGGCGCTTGCGCCTGCTCTTCCGCCTCCTCTCCCTCATCGTCCTCGCCGCCGTCAGCGTCGGCCACTCCTCCTCCTGCCCGTTCTCCCCTGCTGTCGATCTTGATGATCACCACCACCATGACCATGACCATGACCATGACCACGACCATCATTGCGGCCATCATCACCACCACGACCACCATGGCGAGATTCGGGGATCGAAACTTCCCGAGGAGCTGGCTGAGGAGGAGGATCTGATGATGCTGGACGGATTggatcaccaccaccatcacgaACACCATCATCACCATTTTCATGGCGATCAACACAATGAGCTGTCTCCAGCAGGTGAGTTGGATACGATAATTTGATTCGGTTTTTGGTGAGTACAGATAATGGGTTCTTTTTCTGAAAAATCGCGACTTTTTTGTGTCTGGATGATTGTGGAGGAGAAGGTGTTTGGGTGCGTGCGATGGGGTGCTCGCTGCTGGTGAGCATGGCGTCACTGATCTGCCTCATTATTTTGCCTGTGATCTTCCGTGAGTGATCTGACCTTGGCTCGGTGACGTGTGTTTGGTATTGATCATGATGTTTCATTTTGTGGTCGGAAGTCTGAGTTTTGATCTCTTTGCAGTGCAGGGAAAGCCGTCCAAGGCCGTGGTGGATTCTCTAGCTGTTTTTGGGGTAATtttatttattcatttttttaGAAGTTAGTATTTCAGTGTCAGATGACTAACTAAAAGTAGAATACAGTGATTGCAACTTAGTTGAAAGGAAATCTTTATTCTTTTATCtgcattatttttatatataattgtaCACTATAAGATTAGTAGCACTGTGCAAGAACTATTTCTTGCCTGCAGCGACCATGTTCTACATAATGAATTTGGATGAAGATGGAAACATATCAAGAATATcatgaaaaaagaaaatttattttccaAATCAACCATAGAAAGTTATCTTTTGTAAAGGAAAGAATAATTGATTGATTTGACTTGatgtaattataatatttttgtattttctttcttTGTCTTGTATGTGAGGTttataaaatgggaaaaagggaTTCTAATGGGATCGACGATGAATCAATCAATAAAGACTGAGTTATTCTCCCACATTACTTGTGACTGTTGCAAGGTCACCATATGAGTTCTGATAGTATAATTTCATCATCTACATGTGAGATGCATAGAGATGTGGGTCCTTCATTCCTAAAAGTTCTTCCTTGAGCCAaaatagtgatttaaaaaggtgtCCGGGCGCTTGCCCAGGCACTCGGGTGAGACAAGGCAAGGCGAGGCCCAAGGGACAGGACTTTTCCACTGTTGAGGGATAGGACCGCCACTTCCTCCATCACTGACGAATACATCTGAAGCTTTCTCTGCCCATGATGTCAACGTCCGCAACTTCCGTGGCCACCGTTGTCATCGTCCTAAGCTTTCTCCATTGTTGCTGCCATCGTCCTGTCACATacggtcgtcgtgcacccgcaaAACCTTCGTCAACGAACTGTTGGTTTCTTTTGTTTGCTTGTACATATGTTTAGCAGCATATTTTGTCttgtttttgtgtgtttttgcttgaaaactgtAAGCGGGAACAGTTTGTAGGGCTGTAGAGCGATTGCTCACCAAAATAGGCAAAACTACCCTAGAATGACCTAGTTTTCGCGTGTCATGGTCTGTTTTCTGCAGACTGCGGTGTGGAACAAAACGTCAGCTATCTAAGCACCTcagaacccctcgggtggcacaagGTTGGATGGGGGTTTGGGGTAGTGTTGAGCACTGATTAGATTTACAAGTTCACAAGTTAAGCCTATAGGAATTTGCCAACGTGCTTGACAGTTGGTGAGTAGTCGTTTATGGACTTATGACAAtttgtttgccttctaaagttcTTGTTTTTTCGTTTCTATCTTGCACACCAGGTGTTTGTTGAATTACTTATAGAGATGCCTTCTTCACGTGACATCGAGACTTGTTCGCCACTCGTTTTTGAACTAGTCAATttgctcttttacaggtcctttgggacctgagtgaggttacaACTAGACTAACCCTTTGCAGATAGATAACGTAAGGGTGCCTCACAACTTAGGTAATTCCAACTAAATACGTGACAATCTGCAGCTTCCTCGGTCGCCACTACCATCAATCTAAAAGTTCTTCTGTCACTGTTGCCCTCTCCTTCACGTTCGACTGTCGATGACTCTTCTCTCCCCCCTCTAGCTACTGTTAACATTGGATTAAATAcactttttaatttaatatcatatttttatttatataatcatatttatcaattatattatatattttaatattttaatattttagaccgCTTTGCTTCATTGGGGTGGGCACCTAGGCAAGCGCTTAGTGCCCTCAGGCATTTTGGAACTTTGGCTCATTTTGGTGCATAGCACTTTTTAAAACACTTAGCCAAAAGGATATCTTTTCTATTACcttttcttattattataattttctttctctctttctcctaTTAtattctcaaaaaagaaaaaacttcctCTATACGTGGCATTCTCATCCTACATCATTTTGTCTCTCTTTTTAGTTCTGTAAATTTTTTACAAGCAACAcaagattttttttaaagcaCTTTAATTTGTAAAAACATTTTTAAGACTTTAAAAGTCATTTTTTC of Musa acuminata AAA Group cultivar baxijiao chromosome BXJ2-3, Cavendish_Baxijiao_AAA, whole genome shotgun sequence contains these proteins:
- the LOC103977592 gene encoding uncharacterized protein LOC103977592 isoform X1 — its product is MCKHVNWKRNGVQHHMVLEKKKAIDEIIKKASSVKDHLVSFPPFCHYERNGLSVCLESGLGDQLAPPVKKYIQNLLKVNMEGPYGPEWQMEEKVKRREMVSPEAHYIFVRQSTNTTSNENLSTKSEETTYPGQTGDRNRLVGFVHYRFIVEEDIPVVYVYELQLETCTQRKGLGKFLMQLIELIARKNHMGAVMLTVQKANVLAMNFYTTKLRYVISNISPSRVDPLIGAEKSYEILCKTFDSEARAKLEEKQQDDG
- the LOC103977592 gene encoding uncharacterized protein LOC103977592 isoform X2; translation: MEAKRLLSGKEKKIKRKEVLEKKKAIDEIIKKASSVKDHLVSFPPFCHYERNGLSVCLESGLGDQLAPPVKKYIQNLLKVNMEGPYGPEWQMEEKVKRREMVSPEAHYIFVRQSTNTTSNENLSTKSEETTYPGQTGDRNRLVGFVHYRFIVEEDIPVVYVYELQLETCTQRKGLGKFLMQLIELIARKNHMGAVMLTVQKANVLAMNFYTTKLRYVISNISPSRVDPLIGAEKSYEILCKTFDSEARAKLEEKQQDDG